One genomic region from Skermania piniformis encodes:
- the cas6 gene encoding CRISPR system precrRNA processing endoribonuclease RAMP protein Cas6 → MPARLELTLIHPDSKEQYPARLYSAARAIFGAEPDVRGPLFEAFAVAPLTAGAPGRFRWELGWICSAPPPSMPGSVRFGHVECRVLDVRVVERSFADLAAGPPVGSVELDVISPLYFSREGRDHPLPDPVLIVQSLLRRWNAFAPPELTIDRVTAKALLGSVRVTGMAGATPRTNLTLTTEQIGFVGQVRLAVEPGVDAAVTRALRTLAEFAPISGIGAQTTHGFGACRMRSAWAGREPARRLAARGGAHEWRSPELLPLPKPVSAETRQKPVAAESAAAGLDRLLAPALRADGGRHSAMTGTRPSRWTFRVP, encoded by the coding sequence ATGCCGGCCAGATTGGAACTCACCCTGATCCACCCGGATAGCAAGGAACAGTATCCGGCCCGGCTGTACAGCGCGGCGCGCGCGATCTTCGGCGCCGAACCCGACGTGCGGGGGCCGCTGTTCGAGGCGTTCGCGGTGGCGCCGCTGACCGCGGGCGCGCCCGGCCGGTTCCGCTGGGAGCTCGGCTGGATCTGCTCGGCGCCACCGCCGTCGATGCCCGGGTCGGTCCGCTTCGGCCATGTGGAATGCCGGGTGCTGGACGTCCGGGTGGTCGAGCGCTCGTTCGCCGACCTCGCCGCCGGACCACCGGTCGGTTCGGTCGAGCTGGATGTGATCAGTCCGCTGTACTTCTCCCGGGAGGGCCGGGATCACCCGCTGCCGGACCCGGTACTGATCGTGCAGAGCCTGCTCCGTCGATGGAACGCTTTCGCTCCGCCCGAGCTGACGATCGATCGGGTGACGGCGAAAGCGCTGCTCGGGTCCGTCCGGGTGACCGGGATGGCCGGTGCGACGCCCCGGACCAACCTGACCCTGACCACCGAACAGATCGGGTTCGTCGGGCAGGTCCGGCTGGCGGTCGAACCCGGCGTGGACGCCGCGGTCACCCGCGCGCTCCGTACGCTCGCCGAGTTCGCGCCGATCAGCGGGATCGGCGCGCAGACCACGCACGGATTCGGCGCCTGCCGGATGCGCTCGGCCTGGGCCGGCCGGGAGCCGGCCCGCCGGCTCGCAGCGCGGGGCGGCGCGCACGAGTGGCGTTCGCCGGAGTTGCTGCCGTTGCCGAAACCGGTTTCGGCGGAGACTCGGCAGAAACCGGTTGCGGCCGAGTCGGCGGCGGCCGGGCTCGATCGGTTGCTGGCACCCGCACTCCGGGCGGACGGTGGCCGGCACAGCGCCATGACCGGTACCCGGCCGAGCCGATGGACGTTCCGCGTGCCCTGA
- a CDS encoding L,D-transpeptidase: protein MDQTSRNRTDHQHPNTRIRRIAAAILASASTGLLLALPAQAEPLFPGGPEIAGIPAVVPDAPPGTTALTPFKAYGDLTPAIQPGGNAVVGGKQIIDITYKQPISDRAAAESSIVVTPSTEVAGHFNWVDDTHVQWLPDDYWPRGTTVNVSAAGATSSFKVSDTMTSVSDAAAHNFVVKIGNDVVKEFPASLGKKGHETPNGDYPVILKEKTVIMDSSTYGVPVDSKEGYKLEVWDAVRLTWSGVYVHAAPWSVDSQGNSNVSHGCINLSPENAAWFFDNVRVGDVVTVVNA, encoded by the coding sequence ATGGATCAGACAAGTCGCAATCGCACAGATCACCAGCACCCGAACACTCGGATCCGGCGGATCGCTGCCGCGATCCTCGCGAGTGCTTCGACCGGCCTGCTGCTCGCCTTGCCCGCGCAGGCCGAGCCACTGTTCCCCGGCGGACCGGAGATCGCCGGGATTCCCGCGGTGGTCCCCGACGCACCGCCCGGAACCACGGCGCTGACGCCGTTCAAGGCGTACGGCGATCTCACCCCGGCGATCCAGCCGGGCGGCAACGCCGTCGTCGGTGGCAAACAGATTATCGACATCACCTACAAGCAGCCGATCTCCGACCGCGCTGCTGCGGAGAGTTCGATCGTGGTGACACCGTCGACCGAGGTCGCCGGGCACTTCAACTGGGTCGACGACACCCACGTGCAGTGGCTGCCGGACGACTACTGGCCGCGGGGCACCACGGTGAACGTGAGCGCTGCCGGCGCCACCTCGTCGTTCAAGGTCAGCGACACGATGACCTCGGTCTCCGATGCTGCGGCGCACAACTTCGTGGTGAAGATCGGCAACGACGTGGTCAAGGAGTTCCCCGCCTCGCTGGGCAAGAAGGGTCACGAGACGCCGAACGGCGACTATCCGGTGATTCTCAAGGAGAAGACCGTGATCATGGACTCCTCCACCTACGGCGTCCCGGTCGACTCCAAGGAAGGCTACAAGCTGGAGGTCTGGGATGCGGTCCGGCTGACCTGGAGCGGTGTGTACGTGCACGCGGCGCCGTGGTCAGTGGACAGCCAGGGCAATTCCAACGTCTCGCACGGCTGCATCAACCTGAGCCCGGAGAACGCCGCCTGGTTCTTCGACAATGTGCGGGTCGGCGACGTGGTCACCGTGGTGAACGCCTAG
- a CDS encoding M13 family metallopeptidase has translation MTSTTPLNSPDIPTTGIDRSGIDLSFVDAGTRVQDDLFEHVNGRWLAGSEIPPDRAVDGAFRTLYDQAELDVQAIITEAAAAGAELGSDTRRIGDLYASFMAEAAIDAAGVTPIADELAAIAAVPDRSAAARLLGELQRVGVRGPVALSVDTDDRNSQRYLADLRQSGLGLPDESYYREPAHAQVRAEYLTHIGAMFALAGVTADPQRVVEVETALAAGQWDVVRRRDAELSYNPTTLVELIAARPGFDWSAWLAGLAAGVGGPGDRFAELIARQPSYLDEFTRVWTEFPLDDWRAYLTWRVLAARAPYLAAPLVEQNFAFYGRTLSGTQQNRDRWKRGVTLVQELLGEAVGKLYVARHFPPEAKARMVELVANLQEAYRRNIAELEWMSPPTREAALAKLAKFTPKIGYPDVWRDYADLLIEADDPVGNVRRGYAADFDRELRKLGGPVDRDEWFMTPQTVNAYYNPGMNEIVFPAAILQPPFFDMSADDAANYGGIGAVIGHEIGHGFDDQGAKYDGDGNLVDWWTDADRAEFGKRTAALIAQYDVFSPRQLPDDETVNGRFTVGENIGDLGGLSIALVAYRIALAEQPAPELDGLSGLQRVFYSWAQIWRTKVRDEEAKRRLAIDPHSPAEFRCNGVVRNLDSFHDAFGLQPGDALYLDPEQRVRIW, from the coding sequence GTGACCTCCACAACCCCGCTGAACAGCCCCGACATCCCGACCACCGGCATCGACCGGTCCGGCATCGACCTGAGTTTCGTCGACGCCGGAACCCGGGTGCAAGACGACCTGTTCGAGCATGTGAACGGGCGGTGGCTGGCCGGCTCGGAGATCCCGCCGGACCGGGCGGTGGACGGTGCGTTCCGCACGCTCTACGACCAGGCCGAACTTGACGTCCAGGCGATCATCACCGAGGCGGCTGCGGCCGGGGCGGAGCTCGGCAGCGACACCCGCCGGATCGGCGACCTGTACGCGAGTTTCATGGCCGAAGCTGCGATCGACGCGGCCGGGGTGACGCCGATCGCCGACGAACTCGCCGCGATCGCCGCGGTGCCGGACCGGTCGGCCGCGGCTCGTCTGCTGGGCGAGCTGCAACGGGTCGGGGTGCGGGGCCCGGTGGCGTTGTCGGTCGATACCGACGACCGGAACTCACAGCGCTACCTGGCCGACCTGCGCCAGTCCGGGCTGGGCCTGCCGGACGAGTCGTACTACCGTGAGCCGGCCCATGCGCAGGTGCGGGCCGAGTATCTGACGCATATCGGAGCGATGTTCGCGTTGGCCGGCGTGACCGCGGACCCGCAGCGGGTGGTCGAGGTGGAGACGGCGTTGGCGGCCGGGCAGTGGGATGTGGTCCGCCGGCGCGACGCCGAGCTGTCCTACAACCCGACGACGCTCGTCGAGCTGATCGCGGCGCGCCCCGGCTTCGACTGGTCGGCATGGCTGGCCGGGTTGGCCGCCGGGGTCGGCGGGCCGGGCGATCGGTTCGCCGAGCTGATCGCTCGGCAGCCCAGTTATCTCGACGAGTTCACCCGGGTGTGGACCGAGTTCCCACTCGACGACTGGCGCGCGTACCTCACCTGGCGGGTGCTCGCTGCACGGGCGCCCTACCTGGCGGCACCGCTGGTCGAGCAGAACTTCGCGTTCTACGGCCGGACGCTGAGCGGGACCCAGCAGAACCGGGATCGGTGGAAGCGCGGCGTCACGCTCGTGCAGGAGCTGCTGGGTGAGGCGGTCGGCAAGCTGTACGTGGCGCGGCACTTCCCGCCCGAGGCGAAAGCCCGGATGGTCGAGTTGGTGGCGAACCTGCAGGAGGCCTACCGGCGCAATATCGCCGAGCTGGAGTGGATGAGCCCGCCGACTCGGGAGGCAGCGTTGGCCAAGCTGGCCAAGTTCACCCCGAAGATCGGCTACCCGGACGTCTGGCGGGACTACGCCGATCTGTTGATCGAGGCGGACGATCCGGTCGGCAACGTGCGTCGCGGGTACGCCGCCGATTTCGATCGCGAGCTGCGCAAACTCGGTGGTCCGGTCGATCGCGACGAGTGGTTCATGACGCCGCAGACGGTCAACGCCTACTACAACCCGGGGATGAACGAGATCGTGTTTCCGGCGGCGATCCTGCAGCCGCCGTTCTTCGACATGAGCGCCGACGACGCCGCGAACTACGGCGGGATCGGGGCGGTGATCGGGCACGAGATCGGCCACGGGTTCGACGATCAGGGTGCCAAGTACGACGGCGACGGCAACCTGGTCGATTGGTGGACCGACGCGGACCGGGCCGAGTTCGGCAAGCGGACGGCGGCGCTGATCGCCCAGTACGACGTGTTCTCGCCGCGGCAGCTACCCGACGACGAGACCGTCAACGGCAGATTCACCGTCGGCGAGAACATCGGCGACCTCGGTGGGCTCTCGATCGCGCTGGTTGCCTATCGGATCGCGTTGGCCGAGCAGCCCGCGCCGGAGCTCGACGGACTGTCCGGGCTGCAGCGGGTGTTCTACAGCTGGGCCCAGATCTGGCGGACCAAGGTTCGCGACGAAGAGGCCAAACGCCGGCTCGCGATCGACCCGCACTCGCCGGCGGAATTCCGCTGCAACGGCGTGGTGCGCAACCTGGACAGCTTCCACGACGCGTTCGGCCTGCAGCCGGGGGATGCGCTGTACCTCGATCCCGAGCAGCGGGTCCGGATCTGGTAG
- a CDS encoding pirin family protein has translation MAAPTTPHVDIHRAGDRRKTRTAWLDSKHSFSFGAHYDPENTHHGLLLVNNDDIVAPGAGFDLHRHRDLEIVTWVLSGSLVHQDSLGHAGVIYPGLAQRVSAGSGIEHAERNDSRRSAGENRDVPVHFIQMWVMPDEPGRPPDYRQHDVTADLAGGALVPIASGLPRHRDTAAITINSRYSALHVARLRPGVPVLLPAAPYVHVFVARGDVTVEEIGPVYAGDAIRLRRDGARQVLAAAGAEILVWEMHARLGGMR, from the coding sequence GTGGCGGCACCCACGACACCGCACGTGGACATCCACCGCGCCGGCGACCGGCGGAAAACCCGTACGGCCTGGCTGGATTCGAAACACTCCTTCTCGTTCGGCGCGCACTACGATCCGGAGAACACCCATCACGGGCTGCTCCTGGTCAACAACGACGACATCGTCGCTCCCGGCGCCGGATTCGATCTGCACCGGCACCGCGACCTGGAAATCGTCACCTGGGTGCTCAGTGGCAGCCTGGTCCATCAGGATTCGCTCGGGCATGCCGGAGTGATCTACCCCGGGTTGGCCCAACGGGTCAGCGCTGGCTCGGGGATCGAACACGCCGAACGTAACGACTCCCGGCGGTCGGCGGGCGAGAACCGGGACGTGCCGGTGCATTTCATCCAGATGTGGGTGATGCCGGACGAACCCGGGCGACCGCCCGATTATCGACAACACGACGTCACCGCCGATCTGGCCGGTGGCGCGCTGGTGCCGATCGCGTCCGGCTTGCCGCGGCACCGGGACACCGCCGCCATCACGATCAACAGCCGATACTCCGCGTTACACGTCGCCCGACTGCGGCCGGGGGTGCCGGTACTCCTGCCGGCGGCGCCCTACGTGCACGTGTTCGTCGCCCGCGGCGACGTGACGGTGGAAGAGATCGGCCCGGTGTACGCGGGCGACGCGATCCGGCTCCGCCGGGACGGCGCTCGACAGGTGCTGGCGGCCGCCGGCGCGGAGATCCTGGTCTGGGAGATGCATGCCCGACTCGGGGGCATGCGGTAA
- a CDS encoding pirin family protein yields the protein MPAVTVDDRTTLPVLSVPGANPRPRPVREVTTAPRGFEGEGFPVHRAFAGVPMHLLDPFIHMDQMGEVDYGAGEPKGTPWHPHRGFETVTYMIDGIMEHQDSNGGGGSIGGGDTQWMTAGGGILHIEAPPEQLVATGGLFHGVQLWVNLPRSHKLIAPRYQDIGAGRVSLLTSPDGGALIRVIAGEVGAYAGPGATHTPVVLLHITISPGAQVVLPWNPEFNALAYGLAGRGTVGAEQRPIRDGRLAVFDGGHTGDTLVLQAADTQDSRTAAFEVFVMGGKPIREPIAMAGPFVMNTKAEVEQAFRDYEAGRLGVLPAAHG from the coding sequence ATGCCCGCCGTGACCGTGGACGACCGGACGACGCTCCCGGTGCTGTCGGTTCCCGGGGCGAATCCCCGACCGCGGCCGGTCCGGGAGGTCACCACTGCGCCGCGCGGGTTCGAGGGGGAGGGTTTTCCGGTCCACCGGGCCTTCGCCGGGGTGCCGATGCACCTGCTCGACCCGTTCATCCACATGGACCAGATGGGCGAAGTGGACTACGGAGCGGGCGAACCCAAGGGCACGCCGTGGCACCCGCATCGCGGTTTCGAGACCGTGACGTACATGATCGACGGGATCATGGAGCATCAGGACTCCAACGGCGGCGGCGGCAGCATCGGCGGGGGCGACACCCAATGGATGACCGCGGGCGGCGGCATCCTGCACATCGAAGCACCGCCGGAGCAGCTGGTCGCCACCGGTGGGCTCTTCCACGGGGTCCAGCTCTGGGTGAATCTGCCGCGGTCGCACAAGCTCATCGCGCCGCGGTATCAGGACATCGGTGCCGGCCGGGTATCGCTACTGACCTCGCCGGACGGGGGCGCGCTGATCCGGGTGATCGCCGGCGAGGTCGGTGCGTACGCCGGGCCGGGCGCCACGCATACCCCGGTCGTCCTCCTGCACATCACGATTTCCCCGGGCGCGCAGGTGGTCCTGCCGTGGAATCCCGAGTTCAACGCGCTCGCCTACGGTTTGGCCGGTCGCGGCACGGTCGGTGCCGAGCAGCGGCCGATCCGCGACGGTCGGCTCGCGGTGTTCGACGGCGGGCACACCGGCGACACGCTGGTCCTGCAGGCGGCCGACACGCAGGATTCACGAACCGCGGCGTTCGAGGTGTTCGTCATGGGGGGCAAGCCGATTCGCGAGCCGATCGCGATGGCCGGACCGTTCGTGATGAACACCAAGGCCGAGGTCGAGCAGGCATTCCGCGACTACGAAGCCGGTCGGTTGGGTGTGCTCCCTGCGGCCCACGGTTGA
- a CDS encoding lysophospholipid acyltransferase family protein — protein MDRPEVTLENSDAVYDFYRDHRQNVLKSRLSYAILARRYRPRVGGAVGAAAAIRRALQAGQRLIVVANHLSEQDPYVVAATAWRSRLRPAIGHARVLAKDELFVDPRLRDKVEMMGGIPVFRGKDHGIRAVAAAGQQMMTISAERMQRGDHLAIFPEGTCNDVDPTRVQSVGSGIGHIVVRARKLGVTPVLIPLGISYGPDNVAPTTRTATENASCWLGHPVTELPPRPTEIARLVREVLQDAVDGAVKAA, from the coding sequence ATGGACCGACCCGAGGTGACGCTGGAGAACAGCGACGCCGTCTACGACTTCTACCGCGACCACCGGCAGAACGTGCTGAAGTCACGGTTGTCGTATGCGATCCTGGCGCGCCGGTACCGACCCCGGGTCGGCGGTGCGGTCGGCGCCGCAGCAGCGATCCGACGGGCTCTGCAGGCCGGGCAACGCCTGATCGTGGTGGCCAACCACCTCAGCGAACAGGACCCGTACGTGGTCGCGGCCACCGCCTGGCGCAGCCGGTTACGGCCGGCGATCGGACACGCTCGGGTCCTGGCGAAGGACGAGTTGTTCGTCGATCCCCGGCTCCGGGACAAGGTCGAGATGATGGGCGGTATCCCGGTGTTCCGGGGTAAGGACCACGGCATCCGCGCGGTCGCCGCTGCCGGGCAGCAGATGATGACGATCAGCGCCGAGCGGATGCAGCGCGGCGACCACCTCGCGATCTTCCCGGAAGGTACCTGCAACGACGTGGACCCGACCCGGGTGCAATCGGTCGGCAGCGGCATCGGACACATCGTGGTCCGGGCTCGCAAGCTCGGGGTGACCCCGGTGCTCATCCCGCTCGGGATCAGTTACGGCCCGGACAATGTGGCACCGACCACCCGGACCGCGACCGAGAACGCCTCCTGCTGGCTCGGCCACCCGGTGACCGAGCTGCCACCGCGGCCGACCGAGATCGCTCGGCTGGTTCGCGAGGTGCTGCAGGACGCGGTCGACGGCGCGGTGAAGGCGGCCTGA
- a CDS encoding glycerate kinase — protein sequence MMRVVVAPDKFKGSLSAAQVAAAVAAGIRSVRPDRDVVSAPVADGGDGTVDAFVAAGWERVAVRATGPTGHPHETSYARRDAAGVVELASVVGLAALPGGRPAPLQASTFGLGEVIGAARAAGVRELSVGVGGSASTDGGAGLLQALGARLTDRAGRRIGPGAAGLADLVAVDIAGLPTDVRIELAADVDNPLTGPNGAVAVFGAQKGITDPAPVQRSLQHWADLLGAATGRDLRTAPGAGAAGGTGFALLAALGAQFRPGIDVVLARTGLRDVLRDADLVITGEGSLDEQTLSGKAPVGVARAAGSATVVAVAGRNLLSVAQARAAGFAAVYPLTELQPDPVRSMRDAAALLHRIGARIATDFGPDQPASNRAR from the coding sequence CTGATGCGCGTCGTCGTCGCTCCGGACAAGTTCAAGGGCTCGCTGAGCGCGGCCCAGGTCGCCGCCGCGGTCGCCGCCGGGATCCGGTCGGTTCGACCCGACCGGGATGTGGTAAGTGCACCGGTTGCCGACGGCGGCGACGGGACGGTCGACGCATTCGTCGCCGCCGGCTGGGAGCGGGTCGCGGTCCGGGCCACCGGCCCGACCGGACACCCGCACGAGACGAGTTACGCCCGCCGCGACGCGGCCGGCGTGGTCGAGCTGGCCTCGGTGGTCGGTCTCGCCGCGCTGCCCGGCGGCCGACCGGCCCCGCTGCAGGCGAGCACGTTCGGGCTCGGCGAGGTGATCGGGGCGGCCCGTGCCGCCGGCGTCCGCGAACTGTCGGTCGGGGTCGGCGGTAGCGCGTCCACCGACGGCGGCGCCGGGCTGCTGCAGGCGCTCGGCGCTCGACTCACCGACCGGGCCGGCCGCCGGATCGGGCCCGGCGCGGCCGGCCTGGCCGATCTGGTCGCGGTGGACATCGCGGGCCTGCCGACCGACGTCCGGATCGAGCTCGCCGCGGACGTGGACAATCCGCTGACGGGGCCGAACGGTGCCGTTGCCGTATTCGGCGCCCAGAAGGGCATCACCGACCCGGCGCCGGTGCAACGGTCGCTGCAGCACTGGGCCGACCTGCTCGGCGCCGCCACCGGCCGCGATCTGCGCACCGCGCCCGGCGCCGGCGCCGCCGGTGGCACCGGTTTCGCGCTGCTCGCCGCACTCGGCGCACAGTTCCGGCCGGGGATCGACGTGGTGTTGGCCCGCACCGGACTCCGGGACGTGCTGCGCGACGCCGATCTGGTGATCACCGGGGAAGGCTCGTTGGACGAACAGACGCTGTCCGGCAAAGCTCCGGTCGGGGTCGCCCGGGCGGCCGGGTCGGCCACCGTCGTCGCGGTGGCCGGCCGCAACCTGCTCAGCGTCGCGCAGGCGCGGGCCGCCGGATTCGCCGCGGTCTATCCGCTGACCGAGCTGCAACCCGATCCGGTCCGCTCGATGCGGGATGCGGCGGCCCTCCTGCATCGGATCGGTGCCCGGATCGCCACCGACTTCGGCCCGGATCAGCCGGCGAGCAACCGAGCCAGGTAG
- the aroQ gene encoding type II 3-dehydroquinate dehydratase: protein MAAGRTLLLLNGPNLNMLGTRQPEIYGAETLADVIAGCTRTAAEHGCELRDFQSNSEGALIDRIHAARGAEAGIVINPGGYTHTSVALRDALVIPEVPVIEVHVSNVYAREPFRRHSYVSSIADAVISGMGVSGYRYAVDYLARLLAG, encoded by the coding sequence ATGGCGGCCGGCCGAACCTTGCTCCTGCTGAACGGGCCGAATTTGAACATGCTCGGCACTCGGCAGCCGGAGATCTACGGTGCCGAGACGCTGGCCGATGTGATCGCCGGCTGCACCCGCACCGCGGCGGAGCACGGTTGCGAGTTGCGGGACTTCCAGTCCAACTCGGAGGGGGCGCTGATCGACCGGATCCACGCTGCCCGGGGCGCGGAGGCCGGCATCGTGATCAACCCCGGCGGGTACACCCACACCTCGGTGGCGTTGCGCGACGCGCTGGTGATCCCGGAGGTGCCGGTGATCGAAGTGCACGTGAGCAACGTCTACGCCCGCGAGCCGTTCCGCCGGCACTCCTACGTCTCGTCGATCGCCGATGCGGTGATCAGCGGGATGGGGGTGTCGGGCTACCGGTACGCGGTCGACTACCTGGCTCGGTTGCTCGCCGGCTGA
- a CDS encoding NTF2-like N-terminal transpeptidase domain-containing protein, translating into MWITAAAAVSAVVALTLSATGCSLGHSESDAEALVRHFTEALDHQDVTNAAALTSYPNAATATIQQMFDGLKADAVDYKLTQFIGLDDASGFFTMDVAWHIGENKDWIYSVQGSVRRLAVGWRISWDPSVVMPELGHQRTVKLIRTDAAPPLVDALNGPVLMAEQPVNAILLDPAKMPDPGATTAAVAATIEPVAPLVTSQTLLQDLVVAQGKPITAVTLRDPDFEILGPALTGIPGVSVEKQPRLLSVDRRIGSPVLDGLRNLWQANRDTTAGWAVQTFEADGKPAVRMAGYQGPPGPDIAATMDTRLQLAATDAVASIATPAAIVAIQPSTGSVLAVAQNGSATDLGPIALTGLFPAGSNLDLFKTAAGAETGTPPSDVTADDTVQYASRLGLGVDFKIPGLNETTGRLPESGMGLEPARSEPTNSDAVLVSPFGMAVAAATVTHGNLVIPQIALGHPGSTLAHPEPLRPDVIERLRARMREAANGPGTEALHAFPDVVGMPATTGPDQWFVGNRGDVAFAVFAQNPETTDTAMKLTSRMFAALVSQPAA; encoded by the coding sequence GTGTGGATCACAGCAGCAGCCGCGGTGAGCGCGGTCGTCGCGCTCACGTTGTCTGCTACCGGGTGTTCGCTAGGACATAGCGAGAGCGACGCCGAGGCGCTCGTTCGACATTTCACCGAGGCACTCGACCATCAGGATGTGACCAATGCAGCGGCATTGACGTCCTATCCGAACGCTGCCACGGCAACTATTCAGCAGATGTTCGACGGGCTGAAGGCGGACGCGGTCGACTACAAACTGACCCAGTTCATCGGGCTGGACGATGCGTCCGGGTTCTTCACCATGGACGTCGCCTGGCATATCGGCGAGAACAAGGACTGGATCTACTCGGTTCAGGGCAGCGTGCGCCGGTTGGCGGTGGGCTGGCGGATCTCCTGGGACCCCAGCGTCGTGATGCCCGAGCTGGGGCATCAGCGCACCGTGAAGCTGATCCGCACCGATGCGGCACCGCCGTTGGTGGATGCCCTGAACGGGCCGGTGCTGATGGCCGAGCAACCGGTCAACGCGATCCTGCTGGATCCGGCGAAGATGCCCGACCCCGGCGCCACCACCGCTGCGGTCGCCGCCACCATCGAGCCGGTGGCCCCGCTGGTGACCTCGCAGACCCTGCTGCAGGACCTGGTCGTCGCCCAGGGCAAGCCGATCACCGCGGTCACCCTGCGCGACCCCGACTTCGAGATCCTGGGCCCCGCACTGACCGGAATTCCCGGCGTCTCGGTGGAGAAGCAGCCCCGGCTGCTCAGCGTGGACCGGCGGATCGGCTCACCGGTGCTCGACGGACTACGCAACCTGTGGCAAGCCAACCGGGACACCACCGCGGGCTGGGCGGTGCAGACGTTCGAGGCCGACGGGAAGCCGGCGGTCCGGATGGCCGGGTATCAGGGCCCGCCCGGCCCGGACATCGCCGCCACCATGGACACGCGACTGCAGTTGGCCGCTACCGACGCGGTGGCCAGCATCGCCACCCCGGCGGCCATCGTGGCGATCCAGCCGTCCACCGGTTCGGTGCTGGCGGTCGCGCAGAACGGTTCGGCCACCGACCTCGGCCCGATTGCGCTGACCGGCCTGTTCCCCGCCGGGTCGAATCTGGACCTGTTCAAGACCGCCGCGGGCGCCGAGACGGGCACGCCGCCGTCGGACGTCACCGCCGACGACACCGTGCAGTACGCCTCCCGGCTGGGCCTCGGCGTCGACTTCAAGATCCCCGGTCTGAACGAGACCACCGGCCGGCTACCCGAATCCGGGATGGGCCTGGAACCGGCCCGCAGCGAACCGACCAACTCGGATGCGGTGCTGGTCAGCCCGTTCGGCATGGCGGTCGCGGCGGCGACGGTAACGCACGGCAATCTGGTGATACCGCAGATCGCCTTGGGCCACCCGGGCAGCACCCTCGCCCACCCGGAACCGCTGCGGCCGGATGTGATCGAGCGGCTGCGGGCGCGGATGCGGGAGGCGGCCAACGGGCCGGGCACCGAGGCGCTGCACGCCTTCCCGGACGTGGTCGGCATGCCGGCCACCACCGGCCCGGACCAGTGGTTCGTCGGCAATCGCGGCGACGTTGCGTTCGCGGTGTTCGCCCAGAACCCGGAGACCACCGACACCGCGATGAAGCTGACCAGCCGGATGTTCGCTGCGCTGGTCAGCCAGCCGGCCGCCTGA
- a CDS encoding DUF3054 domain-containing protein translates to MLPAFGIDVVLVLVFVVLGRRSHAEGVTMAGVATTWWPFLAGLCLGWALLVIGRRSRAPRLGYRVLPDGGTVWLTTLTGGMALRALADQGVAVSFVVVAAVVLACFLLGWRALYRLRFRRPAG, encoded by the coding sequence ATGCTGCCGGCGTTCGGGATCGACGTCGTCCTGGTGCTGGTATTCGTCGTGCTCGGTCGGCGGAGCCATGCGGAGGGCGTCACGATGGCCGGCGTCGCGACGACGTGGTGGCCGTTTCTGGCCGGGCTGTGCCTGGGTTGGGCGCTGCTGGTGATCGGTCGCCGGTCGCGCGCACCCCGGCTCGGCTACCGCGTGCTGCCCGACGGGGGGACGGTGTGGCTGACCACCCTGACCGGCGGCATGGCGTTGCGTGCGCTCGCCGACCAGGGGGTTGCGGTCAGCTTCGTCGTGGTCGCGGCCGTCGTGCTCGCCTGCTTCCTCCTCGGTTGGCGGGCCCTCTACCGCCTGCGGTTCAGGCGGCCGGCTGGCTGA